Proteins found in one Planococcus citri chromosome 2, ihPlaCitr1.1, whole genome shotgun sequence genomic segment:
- the LOC135837773 gene encoding sex peptide receptor-related protein 2-like isoform X2 gives MNCSEDELQYYSYGDQYLCGYTNILTCIIGAFFHTSIIVVYTRKNMISSMNTVLVHSSAVTLLSTIVYLPHSWHEFIRANLYTIEKHRQESWEIISLYSWHLNAVLSYTSTGIAIMMGVWRYIAVIHPLKERYWCNMRNTRIAIAALYAVAIVALIPAINEMKIVETYKILGLDGFMAKNCTAGNRTKIYEMKIQIEDNDFAYFVTFIWYGLLLKTLPSIFLGAISLKLILALRKAKNFRQQVTITRSQSKPNSRSSKTTRTDPTDRTTKMLLMILAIFIISELPDGIFCTLTAFRGKEFFHKYYYPSWELITTLVQVCDNLNFIVFYTMSNQFRVTFKALFRKRNGDMSDSPANT, from the exons ATGAACTGCTCAGAAGATGAATTGCAATATTACTCATACGGCGATCAATATTTATGCGGTTACACCAATATACTCACGTGTATCATAGGAGCATTTTTCCACACATCCATCATAGTGGTATACACCAGAAAAAATATGATATCGTCCATGAACACCGTTCTCGTACATTCGTCAGCTGTAACTCTGCTCTCAACCATCGTATATCTGCCCCATTCATGGCACGAATTCATTCGAGCAAATTTGTACACAATCGAAAAACACAGGCAAGAATCCTGGGAAATAATTTCGCTCTATTCGTGGCACTTGAACGCTGTTCTCTCCTACACTTCGACAGGGATCGCCATAATGATGGGTGTATGGCGATATATAGCTGTCATTCATCCATTGAAAGAACGTTACTGGTGTAACATGAGAAACACTCGGATAGCAATTGCTGCCTTGTATGCGGTGGCTATTGTGGCTCTTATACCAGCtatcaatgaaatgaaaattgttgagaCGTATAAAATACTCGGGCTTGATGGATTTATGGCCAAGAACTGTACAGCTGGCAATCGAACGAAAATTTACGAAATGAAGATCCAAATTGAAGATAACGATTTCGCCTACTTCGTCACCTTTATATGGTATGGTTTGTTGCTGAAAACGTTGCCATCTATTTTTCTCGGTGCCATCAGTTTGAA acTGATTTTAGCTCTACGTAAAGCGAAAAATTTCCGTCAGCAAGTGACCATTACAAGATCTCAAAGTAAACCGAATTCAAGATCCTCGAAGACTACTCGTACTGATCCCACTGATCGCACCACAAAGATGTTATTGATGATATTGGCGATATTCATCATCAGCGAACTTCCAGACGGTATATTCTGCACATTGACTGCGTTCCGTGGTAAAGAGTTCTTCCACAAATATTATTATCCATCGTGGGAACTAATTACCACACTGGTTCAAGTTTGcgataatttaaatttcattgtgTTTTATACGATGAGTAATCAGTTCCGAGTTACTTTCAAAGCTCTGTTTCGCAAAAGAAATGGGGATATGTCTGATTCTCCAGCCAATACCTAA
- the LOC135837773 gene encoding sex peptide receptor-related protein 2-like isoform X1 — protein MNNNCSINTTDYHSRGHLYLFGYANIVFSVIGTFFNLSVMMVYSQKHMTSPMHTIIAHLAATDVLTAVAYIPHSWQELIRANYNITIKTIVEHRTENWEQCSFYSWHLTATFTHISSLLVVMLGVWRYIGIIHPLRERSWCNTRNTRIIIVVCYILGILASIPAFLGTSVAKESICRNGTNITIHQLRIMDREDDLTFKATFLFYGILLKTLPSVALTTISCRLILALHQAKLRHEQLTRNTSTLSNESNRRFTRKRKQTIQITKMLLIVLGLFVTGELPHGIFCSLTAIYGTEFYYKYYYNLSEIFNTVNNFCSCTYFLVYYNMSNKFRNTFKVLIKCQEPSPLMYQNTFASCNANTINQCTNDVVIRSFP, from the exons atgaataataattgctCCATCAACACGACTGATTATCATTCCCGAGGCCACCTATATCTATTCGGATACGCGAACATTGTGTTCAGCGTCATTGggacttttttcaacttatcaGTGATGATGGTATACTCTCAAAAACACATGACTTCTCCAATGCACACAATAATTGCACATTTAGCAGCCACCGATGTGCTCACAGCTGTGGCATACATACCACATTCTTGGCAAGAATTGATTCGAGCCAATTATAACATAACTATTAAGACAATTGTGGAGCACAGAACAGAAAACTGGGAACAGTGTTCATTTTATTCTTGGCATTTGACAGCCACATTCACTCATATATCATCGTTGCTCGTAGTAATGCTAGGGGTTTGGAGGTATATTGGCATCATTCATCCGTTGAGGGAACGCAGCTGGTGCAATACGCGGAATACACGGATTATCATCGTTGTATGCTACATTCTGGGTATACTGGCCTCCATACCAGCCTTTTTGGGTACAAGTGTTGCAAAAGAGTCAATTTGCCGCAATGGAACAAATATAACGATTCATCAACTTCGGATTATGGATAGAGAAGATGATTTGACGTTTAAAGctacttttttgttttatggCATTTTGTTGAAAACACTTCCATCAGTTGCACTGACGACAATCAGttgtag actgaTTCTAGCCTTGCATCAAGCAAAACTTCGACACGAACAACTGACCAGAAACACGAGCACACTTTCCAACGAATCAAATCGAAGATTTaccagaaaaagaaaacaaacaattCAGATTACTAAAATGTTACTGATCGTTTTAGGCCTCTTTGTGACGGGAGAGTTACCCCATGGGATATTCTGTTCACTGACGGCGATTTACGGTACCGAGTTTTATTacaaatattattataatttgtcAGAGATATTCAACACTGTGAATAATTTCTGCTCTTGTACTTATTTCTTAGTCTACTATAATATGAGCAATAagtttaggaatactttcaaaGTATTAATTAAGTGCCAAGAGCCTTCTCCACTTATGTACCAAAATACGTTCGCTTCTTGCAATGCGAACACAATCAATCAATGTACTAATGACGTAGTTATAAGAAGCTTCCCATAA
- the LOC135837777 gene encoding uncharacterized protein LOC135837777, which yields MSLWKVFIFLITRLHFHLVVSKQHETYQNELDPDKPLYMDPTNDFVFKKIFANCTTLSLFINSALNSNDLTVCHLNNPPQQYQDDKQIYYDIHCKANDNSTIIVEMQFLTDKFFLQRSIYYTSHSIVSQLKTSGEKRFEKLSPVHLIAICDFKVFENGKSYITRHQITNIETHETSIPYLQFVFIELWKLKFNKIKYQKDASLVELFAYFFSFQIKNDEYKVGFNQMLNDNSVIKTAAECARMSAWTEDEKERYEIFSREQARIYGIAVAADEEGEKRGFEKGEKRGFEKGALEEQKKMIINMQQRNLSSDIIQDVTGLNATQIAALLN from the exons ATGTCACTTTggaaagtatttatttttttgattaccaGACTACATTTCCATCTTGTTGTTTCAAAACAACATgaaacctaccaaaatgaattaG atCCAGATAAGCCTTTGTACATGGATCCAACGAATGATTTCGTTTTTAAGAAAATATTCGCCAATTGTACTACGTTGTCGCTGTTTATAAACTCTGCTTTAAATTCAAACGATTTAACAGTATGCCACTTGAACAATCCTCCCCAACAATATCAAGACGATAAACAAATCTATTACGACATTCACTGCAAAGCCAACGACAACTCAACAATTATTGTCGAGATGCAATTTTTGACGGACAAATTCTTTTTACAACGCAGCATATATTACACCTCCCATTCCATTGTGTCTCAATTGAAGACTTCGGGtgaaaaacgatttgaaaaactCTCACCAGTACACTTGATAGCAATATgtgattttaaagtttttgaaaatggaaaatcataCATAACCAGACACCAGATTACAAATATTGAGACCCATGAAACCTCCATTCCATATTTGCAGTTTGTATTCATTGAATTATGGAAGCttaaattcaacaaaatcaaaTATCAGAAAGATGCCTCTCTGGTAGAGTTattcgcttattttttttcgtttcaaatcaaaaatgacgAATACAAAGTTGGATTTAATCAGATGCTGAACGACAACAGTGTCATTAAAACGGCTGCGGAGTGTGCCCGAATGTCAGCGTGGACAgaagatgaaaaagaaagataTGAAATATTTTCCAGGGAACAAGCTCGAATATACGGTATAGCAGTAGCTGCTGATGAAGAAGGCGAGAAAAGAGGGTTTGAAAAAGGGGAGAAAAGAGGGTTTGAAAAAGGGGCTCTCGAGGaacaaaaaaagatgataatAAACATGCAGCAACGTAATTTAAGCAGTGATATTATTCAAGATGTAACGGGATTAAACGCAACCCAAATCGCTGctcttctaaattaa